From Thermoplasmata archaeon, one genomic window encodes:
- a CDS encoding ATPase domain-containing protein codes for MSPLPVRWNIDGGLMGFRNSIDGLDKVIRSEITPPKVILVTGPPGSMKTSFCYTLMSRYLKDTGEFGLYTTLEETVQSHLRNMESLGVELSMNMQISDFTDLREIDAVVGPEDQTDYLAFIERMIGHYRKVHGHKFKLFSLDSLGALYSLMENTTNMRRRMFYFFKMLRDADLTSLVVMERSANGESQLLGNEGFLVDGIVLLGLDRSRGKLVRYLQVEKMRSADHSMEKHAIEVRKGGLTVLGPIFEIGAS; via the coding sequence GTGAGCCCTCTCCCCGTGCGATGGAATATCGACGGCGGGCTCATGGGGTTTCGCAATTCAATCGATGGCCTGGACAAGGTGATCCGGTCCGAGATCACGCCACCGAAGGTCATTCTCGTCACCGGACCGCCGGGGTCGATGAAGACATCGTTCTGCTACACCCTCATGTCGCGGTACCTCAAGGACACCGGCGAGTTCGGGCTGTACACGACGCTCGAGGAGACCGTCCAGTCGCATCTCCGCAACATGGAATCGCTCGGCGTTGAGCTATCGATGAACATGCAGATCAGCGACTTCACGGATCTTCGGGAGATCGATGCGGTCGTCGGCCCGGAGGACCAGACGGACTACCTCGCGTTCATCGAGCGGATGATCGGACACTACCGCAAGGTCCATGGTCACAAGTTCAAGCTCTTCTCGCTCGATTCCCTGGGAGCGCTGTACTCGCTCATGGAGAACACGACGAACATGCGGAGACGGATGTTCTACTTCTTCAAGATGCTGCGCGACGCCGATCTGACGTCGCTCGTCGTGATGGAGCGGAGCGCGAACGGCGAGAGCCAGCTGCTCGGGAACGAGGGGTTCCTCGTCGATGGCATCGTGTTGCTCGGGCTCGACCGCTCGCGCGGGAAGCTCGTGCGGTACTTGCAAGTCGAGAAAATGCGATCCGCGGACCACTCCATGGAAAAGCACGCAATCGAAGTCCGCAAGGGCGGCCTGACCGTCCTCGGTCCGATTTTCGAGATAGGAGCATCCTGA
- a CDS encoding cytosine permease, protein MVRLRRPPEWGIEPVPESLRVLRTFDVFVLWSSLGVGLLVLAAGALLVTLFGLTLWEAILVSLVGSIAGSALLAGAGHHGSRAGVPTMVSLRPVLGRVGSYAPTALNIVQLIGWTAFELLIMGQAVALLSGDALGPLTAAIFVPVWGAITAALALGGPLAVIRDWLERFAIWLVYASTAAIAVALFLHGLDLGLRPAATASGFTGTRSLLLGLDVVVAMPISWWPLISDYNRFARGPRAAAVGTGVGYVFANTAFYVLGAGLVFFGITTPFGLDPADPAAFLAAIGLLGLSVLPLIVILVDETDNAFADVYSVAVSVQNLAPKRRQATTVLVATAIGTAAAWSLLATGQGLGGAYEGFLLLIGGLFVPLLGVVIADSFVVRRGAYARDDFFAATPRWRWPAFAGWGPGAALYFVIVLFALPVGATLPSFALAAALHVGFSHIEAGWRRRSPIAVGNP, encoded by the coding sequence ATGGTCCGTCTTCGAAGGCCACCGGAGTGGGGCATCGAACCGGTCCCGGAATCCCTCCGCGTCCTCCGGACGTTCGACGTGTTCGTGCTTTGGTCGAGCCTCGGGGTCGGCCTTCTCGTCCTCGCCGCGGGCGCCCTGCTCGTGACGCTCTTCGGCCTCACCCTCTGGGAAGCGATCCTCGTCTCCCTCGTCGGGTCGATCGCCGGGAGCGCGCTGCTCGCGGGGGCGGGACACCACGGAAGCCGCGCGGGCGTGCCGACGATGGTGAGCCTGCGGCCCGTGCTCGGCCGCGTCGGGTCGTACGCCCCGACCGCCCTGAACATCGTGCAGTTGATCGGCTGGACGGCGTTCGAGCTCCTCATCATGGGACAGGCGGTCGCCCTCCTGTCGGGGGATGCGCTCGGCCCCTTGACGGCGGCGATCTTCGTGCCGGTCTGGGGCGCGATCACCGCCGCGCTTGCCCTCGGTGGCCCGCTGGCCGTCATCCGGGATTGGTTGGAGCGCTTCGCGATCTGGCTCGTATACGCATCGACCGCCGCGATCGCGGTCGCGCTGTTTCTGCACGGCTTGGACCTGGGCCTGCGGCCCGCCGCGACGGCCTCCGGATTCACGGGGACGCGGTCCCTCCTCCTGGGACTCGATGTCGTCGTGGCGATGCCGATTTCCTGGTGGCCTCTCATCTCCGATTACAACCGATTCGCCCGCGGGCCGCGTGCCGCCGCCGTGGGCACGGGAGTCGGCTACGTCTTCGCGAACACGGCGTTCTACGTATTGGGTGCCGGACTCGTGTTCTTCGGGATCACGACGCCGTTCGGCCTCGACCCCGCCGACCCGGCTGCGTTCCTCGCGGCAATCGGCCTACTGGGCTTGAGCGTCCTTCCCCTCATCGTCATCTTGGTCGACGAAACCGACAACGCGTTCGCGGACGTATACTCCGTCGCCGTATCCGTGCAGAACCTCGCACCGAAGCGGCGCCAGGCGACGACCGTCCTCGTCGCCACGGCGATCGGGACCGCGGCGGCATGGTCCCTCCTTGCCACCGGCCAAGGGCTCGGGGGCGCATACGAAGGCTTCCTGCTGCTGATCGGCGGACTGTTCGTTCCCTTGCTCGGGGTGGTGATCGCCGATTCATTTGTCGTCCGTCGGGGCGCGTATGCCCGAGACGATTTCTTCGCGGCGACGCCCCGATGGCGGTGGCCTGCGTTCGCGGGCTGGGGGCCCGGCGCGGCCCTATATTTCGTGATCGTCCTCTTCGCCCTCCCGGTCGGCGCGACGCTTCCCTCGTTCGCCCTCGCCGCGGCGCTGCATGTCGGCTTCTCGCACATCGAGGCGGGATGGAGACGGCGTTCCCCCATCGCGGTCGGGAATCCGTAG
- a CDS encoding DnaA/Hda family protein: MTPQDLLLPEGKLIRTTRGGPNALKQLLLDLKKYSFSGYVRTVRSSGGRRSEGIVLLRSGIPEATLYQRGEGQDRGRSALKKVWQDSYDDACVLELHARVDMDGLVREYADAVLERPSKVVKRTKVPHAMSSTEVEKQVRAWQEGGYDVSSVEANLESDPAVLTASVIAMREAVKKSEAVSEILDRIDVTGFESRAALLRDKLRSPIRYPDVDAEVEGLRDAIDGMRRIEARRELELLRERESAERTKKVLEFVMRQAEALPPESKPRSEDIVRVLEEPTPVREEGTNLVPASTFESFVEGESNRFAHGAAVAVAKNPAKAYNPLLITSGPGLGKTHLLHAIGNYIASHSENSKVLYLTCEAFATSLEEARVQGDLGAFRERVRGLDCLMIDDIQFLSGMPEIHEEIFHTFNDLHEREKQIVLASDRPPKAISNLDERLVSRFESGLVAGIEPPELATRIEILERRARDAKVSIDSDILGFIASVVENNVRELGGAFNRVVAFSSVMERPITQDLAREVLSGAAPELPAVEPKAPAKARADADRDFQPGRSYLIKEDRPAVAFRLFARFLGGGSRGLVITRTNPKRLRENFDLPAGRVLWLTDREGSAEETIAPALERIVYEIEDFMSKNPRGAVLLDGIEYLVSNNSFDAVLKFIRRLLDNVSESHYAFVISLGPATLRDQELKTLEREMEVIEAA, from the coding sequence GTGACGCCCCAGGACCTCCTCCTGCCAGAGGGAAAACTCATCCGGACGACGCGGGGCGGCCCGAATGCGCTGAAGCAGCTGCTCCTGGATCTTAAGAAGTATTCCTTCTCCGGGTACGTTCGGACCGTCCGGTCGTCGGGCGGGAGGCGCTCGGAAGGGATCGTCCTGCTCCGCAGCGGCATCCCGGAGGCGACCCTCTACCAGCGCGGCGAGGGGCAGGATCGCGGACGGTCGGCCCTGAAGAAGGTCTGGCAGGACTCCTACGACGACGCTTGCGTCCTCGAGCTGCACGCGCGCGTGGACATGGATGGCCTCGTGCGGGAGTACGCGGATGCGGTCCTCGAGAGGCCCTCGAAGGTCGTGAAGCGGACGAAGGTCCCCCACGCGATGAGCAGCACGGAGGTCGAGAAGCAGGTCCGCGCGTGGCAGGAGGGTGGGTACGACGTCTCCTCCGTCGAGGCGAACCTCGAATCGGACCCGGCGGTCCTCACGGCGTCCGTCATCGCGATGCGCGAGGCGGTCAAGAAGTCCGAAGCGGTGTCAGAGATCCTGGACCGGATCGACGTCACCGGTTTCGAGTCCCGCGCCGCGTTGCTCCGAGACAAGCTCCGGAGTCCGATCCGGTATCCAGACGTCGATGCGGAAGTCGAGGGCCTTCGGGATGCGATCGATGGTATGCGCCGGATCGAGGCTCGCCGCGAGCTCGAACTCCTCCGGGAGCGGGAATCGGCGGAACGGACGAAGAAAGTGCTCGAGTTCGTGATGCGTCAAGCCGAGGCCCTGCCTCCGGAGTCCAAGCCAAGGTCCGAGGATATCGTCCGCGTTCTCGAGGAGCCGACGCCCGTCCGGGAAGAGGGCACGAACCTCGTGCCCGCGTCGACGTTCGAGTCCTTCGTGGAAGGGGAGAGCAACCGCTTCGCACACGGGGCCGCTGTCGCGGTCGCGAAGAACCCCGCGAAGGCGTACAACCCGCTCCTCATCACGTCGGGCCCCGGGCTCGGCAAGACCCATCTCCTGCATGCGATCGGAAACTACATCGCCTCCCATTCCGAGAATTCGAAAGTCCTCTACCTGACGTGCGAGGCGTTCGCGACGAGCCTCGAAGAGGCCCGCGTGCAGGGCGACCTAGGCGCGTTTCGGGAGCGCGTGCGGGGCCTCGACTGCCTCATGATCGACGACATCCAGTTCCTCAGCGGCATGCCGGAAATCCACGAGGAGATTTTCCACACGTTCAACGACCTCCACGAGCGGGAGAAACAGATCGTCCTGGCGAGCGACCGCCCTCCGAAGGCGATCTCGAATCTCGACGAGAGGCTCGTGTCGCGGTTCGAGTCGGGCCTCGTCGCGGGCATCGAGCCGCCGGAGCTCGCCACACGGATCGAGATCCTCGAGCGTCGGGCGCGCGATGCAAAGGTCTCGATCGATTCGGACATCCTCGGCTTCATCGCGAGCGTGGTGGAGAACAACGTCCGGGAACTCGGCGGTGCGTTCAACCGGGTCGTCGCGTTTTCATCCGTGATGGAACGGCCGATCACGCAGGACCTCGCACGCGAGGTCCTCTCCGGGGCCGCGCCGGAGCTCCCCGCGGTCGAACCGAAGGCGCCGGCCAAGGCGCGTGCCGATGCCGATCGCGATTTCCAACCAGGCCGCAGCTACCTGATAAAGGAGGACCGACCCGCGGTGGCCTTTCGCCTCTTCGCTCGGTTCCTCGGTGGCGGGAGCCGCGGCCTGGTCATTACCCGGACGAACCCGAAGCGGCTGCGGGAGAACTTCGATCTGCCGGCAGGACGGGTCCTCTGGCTCACGGACCGGGAAGGGTCTGCGGAGGAGACGATCGCGCCCGCGCTGGAGCGAATCGTCTACGAGATCGAAGATTTCATGTCGAAGAACCCCCGCGGTGCCGTCCTGCTGGATGGGATCGAGTATCTCGTCTCAAACAATTCGTTCGACGCCGTCTTGAAGTTCATCCGAAGGCTCCTGGACAATGTTTCCGAGAGCCACTACGCCTTCGTGATTTCCCTCGGGCCCGCGACGCTGAGAGATCAGGAGCTGAAGACACTCGAGCGGGAAATGGAAGTCATCGAGGCGGCGTGA
- the pgk gene encoding phosphoglycerate kinase, with the protein MARDFFTMDDFDLSGRTVLLRVDINSPIDPATGQLLNDARIREHLTTIRELRRSKVALLAHQSRPGKDDFTSLEVHAERIGALLGGPVRFVPSLFGRPAIEAIQGMRAGDVVVLENTRFFSEEESLADAKPEKMAATHIVQRLALLADYFVLDAFAAAHRAQPSLVGFCEVLPSMAGRVMERELTMIARALEDPSRPKVAHLGGVKADDSIAVTKHMLEKGIADKVLTSGGVANLFLDASGIDPGPPTTEFMRKEVDDYDSLIVECKALLSTFRGRLLIPSDVVLNDHGQQMAVSTRDLPAKLPIYDIGLDTIARYVDEIHRAKTIFYNGPAGVFELEPFSVGTRELLNAVAEADGFSVVGGGHTVAAVEQLGIQRSIDHLSTGGGALMNLLAGKELPLVSALRRSHKKFGKAAG; encoded by the coding sequence ATGGCCCGGGACTTCTTCACGATGGATGACTTCGACCTCTCGGGCCGCACGGTCCTGCTCCGAGTCGACATCAATTCCCCGATCGATCCGGCGACGGGTCAGCTGCTGAACGACGCGCGGATCCGAGAGCATCTGACGACGATCCGAGAGCTGCGTCGTTCGAAGGTCGCGCTGCTCGCCCACCAGTCCCGGCCCGGGAAGGACGACTTCACGAGCCTCGAGGTCCACGCCGAGCGGATCGGCGCCCTCCTCGGCGGCCCCGTCCGGTTCGTGCCCAGCTTGTTCGGACGGCCCGCGATCGAGGCGATCCAGGGGATGCGCGCGGGGGACGTCGTCGTCCTGGAGAACACGCGCTTCTTCTCGGAGGAGGAATCGCTCGCGGACGCGAAACCGGAGAAGATGGCCGCCACGCACATCGTGCAGCGCCTCGCGTTGCTCGCGGACTACTTCGTGCTCGACGCGTTCGCCGCGGCCCACCGCGCCCAGCCGAGCCTCGTTGGGTTCTGCGAGGTCTTGCCCTCCATGGCGGGGCGCGTGATGGAGCGGGAACTCACGATGATCGCGCGAGCGCTCGAAGATCCCTCGCGGCCAAAGGTCGCCCATCTCGGCGGAGTCAAGGCGGACGACTCGATCGCCGTGACGAAGCACATGCTCGAGAAGGGGATTGCGGACAAGGTCCTCACGTCGGGGGGCGTCGCGAATCTCTTCCTCGACGCCTCCGGCATCGATCCCGGACCGCCGACGACGGAATTCATGCGGAAGGAAGTCGACGACTACGACTCCCTGATCGTCGAGTGCAAGGCGTTGCTGTCGACGTTCCGCGGTCGACTCCTGATTCCGTCCGATGTCGTCCTGAACGACCATGGGCAGCAGATGGCCGTGTCGACACGCGACCTTCCTGCGAAGCTTCCGATTTACGACATCGGCCTCGACACGATCGCTCGGTACGTCGACGAAATCCACCGCGCGAAGACGATCTTCTACAACGGCCCCGCGGGGGTGTTCGAGCTCGAGCCGTTTTCCGTCGGGACGCGAGAACTCCTGAACGCGGTCGCCGAGGCCGACGGCTTCTCCGTCGTCGGCGGAGGGCACACGGTCGCCGCCGTCGAGCAACTCGGCATCCAACGCTCCATCGACCACCTGAGCACCGGCGGCGGCGCGCTCATGAACTTGCTCGCGGGGAAGGAACTCCCACTGGTCAGCGCGCTTCGCCGTTCGCACAAGAAGTTCGGGAAAGCCGCGGGCTGA
- a CDS encoding CARDB domain-containing protein, which yields MSVLIVFSLALGGLLASVIVLSPTARAAACDQVAGVPTGDWVVSTVQVCSGFFTVDGTININSGGSLTVRDGGLNFSKDATPPHASYALNVNAGGELILDHSTLTTVTKAINPYLKLAVTVSGAGSRFAMEDGSMIKFPGWFNATAGATLNISKSTVTGFVDSDLSGLGVDTDDNNDAPSISWASTSASVFASRFERLYEYTSGPNGTGSMDFSLTASTSLYAYDTYLGVDFKNVAGWHNTLSVDGTSNAYLYNVTVDRSQDPPLLSDFQPAYVPTAAGGSVYLLRWAHVVARDSTNFPMSGTTIASTLSPSSAAAQYPDNGAGATTPTTRTIWYLGRTSSGTNAWDRTDSSGTAAIPLFTDQITTASLPNAESFGNYEELATYSASTQTGSVSFPPYPAIDAADNNVWLTLSFSGVSVRTGPDLVLQATPSTMTVIQNQPFTVYALISNSGQTDATNAAVAAYANGNPANEVARATGVNVAAGAVVNRSLTVVAGMPIAGPATLELIVDPNNLINEGGAAQESNNFANITLNVVLPPSGSASILSPSSGQSFEPGKPLAVTGYLRDTNSNGIEGVPVIIELRSGTTVLSTNTTTSGGQGFFIGTITVPSGTQDGSYSIVATPSASSISSGSVTIAVKTPGSILNQIVPIIGIPFWLLFIMIAAVVAVAIGVTMYWKVYGLGKMVECGECGAFIAEDATTCPKCGVEFEKDMAKCSNCQA from the coding sequence TTGAGCGTTTTGATCGTTTTCTCGCTCGCGCTCGGCGGGTTGCTCGCATCGGTGATCGTGCTGAGCCCCACTGCGCGCGCGGCGGCCTGCGACCAGGTCGCGGGCGTACCTACGGGGGACTGGGTTGTCTCCACGGTCCAGGTTTGCAGTGGTTTCTTCACCGTTGATGGGACGATCAACATTAATTCCGGTGGGAGCCTCACGGTTCGCGACGGCGGCCTGAACTTTTCGAAGGACGCGACCCCGCCCCACGCGAGCTACGCGCTCAATGTGAACGCGGGCGGCGAGCTCATCCTTGACCACTCGACCCTCACGACCGTGACGAAAGCAATCAATCCGTATCTGAAGCTCGCGGTCACCGTATCCGGCGCCGGCAGCCGTTTCGCGATGGAGGACGGGTCGATGATAAAGTTCCCCGGCTGGTTCAATGCGACCGCCGGCGCGACACTCAACATCTCCAAGTCGACGGTCACCGGCTTCGTGGACTCCGATCTCTCGGGGCTCGGGGTCGACACGGATGACAACAACGACGCGCCCTCGATTTCGTGGGCGTCCACGTCGGCGAGCGTCTTCGCCTCCCGGTTCGAGCGGCTGTACGAGTACACGAGCGGCCCGAACGGCACGGGCAGCATGGACTTCAGCCTGACGGCATCGACGAGTCTCTACGCGTACGACACGTACCTGGGTGTGGACTTCAAGAACGTCGCGGGCTGGCACAACACGCTGAGCGTCGACGGAACGTCGAACGCATACCTGTACAACGTCACGGTTGACCGGAGCCAGGATCCACCCTTGCTGTCGGACTTCCAGCCGGCATATGTCCCGACGGCCGCCGGCGGCAGCGTCTACCTGCTGCGGTGGGCACATGTCGTCGCACGCGACTCGACGAATTTCCCCATGAGCGGGACGACGATCGCATCGACCCTGAGTCCGAGCTCGGCTGCGGCCCAGTATCCGGACAACGGCGCCGGGGCGACGACGCCCACGACGCGTACGATCTGGTACCTCGGCCGAACGTCGAGCGGCACCAACGCGTGGGACCGGACGGATTCGAGCGGCACGGCTGCGATTCCGCTATTCACGGATCAGATCACGACGGCCAGCCTGCCGAACGCGGAGTCGTTCGGGAACTACGAGGAACTCGCGACGTACTCGGCATCGACGCAGACCGGCAGCGTATCCTTCCCGCCGTACCCGGCGATTGACGCTGCGGACAACAACGTGTGGCTCACGCTGTCCTTCAGCGGCGTCTCCGTGCGGACGGGTCCCGATCTCGTGCTCCAGGCTACCCCCAGCACGATGACCGTCATTCAGAACCAGCCCTTCACGGTTTACGCCTTGATCAGCAACAGCGGGCAAACGGACGCCACGAACGCTGCGGTCGCCGCCTACGCGAACGGAAACCCCGCCAACGAGGTGGCACGGGCTACCGGCGTCAATGTGGCGGCGGGAGCCGTAGTGAACCGGTCCTTGACGGTCGTCGCGGGCATGCCCATCGCGGGTCCTGCGACCCTGGAGCTCATCGTCGATCCCAACAACCTGATCAACGAAGGCGGCGCCGCGCAGGAGAGCAACAACTTCGCGAACATCACCCTGAACGTCGTGCTGCCGCCCTCGGGATCCGCCTCGATCCTGTCGCCGTCGAGCGGGCAGTCGTTCGAGCCGGGGAAACCCTTGGCCGTGACGGGATACCTGCGGGATACAAACTCGAACGGCATCGAGGGGGTGCCGGTCATCATCGAACTGCGCTCCGGAACCACGGTCCTCTCCACGAACACGACGACATCGGGAGGCCAAGGCTTCTTCATCGGGACGATCACCGTGCCGAGCGGCACGCAGGACGGATCCTACTCGATCGTCGCGACGCCCTCCGCGAGTTCGATTTCGTCGGGCAGCGTCACCATTGCCGTGAAGACGCCCGGATCAATCCTGAACCAGATCGTGCCGATCATCGGCATTCCCTTCTGGCTGCTGTTCATCATGATCGCGGCCGTGGTCGCGGTCGCGATCGGCGTGACCATGTACTGGAAGGTCTACGGCCTCGGCAAGATGGTCGAGTGCGGCGAGTGCGGCGCCTTCATCGCCGAGGACGCGACGACGTGCCCGAAGTGCGGCGTCGAGTTCGAGAAGGACATGGCGAAGTGCTCGAACTGCCAGGC
- a CDS encoding zinc ribbon domain-containing protein — protein MAENSIRDALDALQKLDESLKSRDTEFKEREAALQEQSAKLEEDRRSLEQERSALAEERDAIVGREKGLRAREKEVEQKERTIDQRDQEFEAMRQNVLAKENQIVSREQELAKRLESHLKREEEIARRDADATAQARDVAARKAEILSRQEQILKLLEEQKATLEAQIARNRELMDREKRLAAEEDNIASARGKVAEEAKRLIEKEKQLLAHEQAVARAPVAGPAAVAPSAAPRPLAAQPAPAPGFRPQPVAQTPSAPPAARPATPVAAAPAAKPVAKPAVAVEPEGESELPCPACGTMISSDAIMCYACGHRIASDDDRGAKKTAVSVKKVLKKKVI, from the coding sequence ATGGCCGAGAATTCAATCCGAGACGCGCTGGACGCACTGCAAAAACTGGACGAGAGCCTGAAGTCCCGAGACACGGAGTTCAAGGAGCGCGAAGCCGCCCTCCAGGAACAGTCCGCGAAGCTCGAGGAGGATCGCCGTTCCCTCGAACAGGAGCGCTCGGCCCTCGCGGAGGAACGGGACGCAATCGTCGGACGGGAAAAAGGCCTCCGCGCGCGGGAGAAGGAGGTCGAACAGAAGGAGCGGACGATCGACCAGCGCGATCAGGAGTTCGAGGCGATGCGGCAGAACGTCCTCGCGAAGGAAAACCAGATTGTCTCGCGCGAGCAAGAGCTCGCGAAACGCCTGGAGTCGCACCTGAAGCGCGAGGAAGAGATCGCCCGGCGCGACGCGGACGCAACCGCCCAGGCTCGGGATGTCGCGGCCCGAAAGGCCGAGATCCTCTCGCGGCAGGAGCAGATTCTGAAACTCCTCGAAGAGCAGAAGGCGACCCTCGAGGCACAAATCGCCCGGAACCGGGAACTCATGGACCGGGAGAAGCGACTCGCGGCGGAAGAGGACAACATCGCATCCGCCCGGGGGAAGGTCGCGGAGGAAGCGAAGCGCCTCATCGAGAAAGAGAAGCAGCTGTTGGCGCACGAACAAGCGGTTGCCCGTGCCCCCGTGGCTGGACCGGCGGCCGTCGCGCCCAGTGCCGCTCCGAGGCCCCTCGCTGCGCAGCCCGCACCCGCCCCAGGGTTCCGGCCGCAACCCGTCGCGCAGACGCCTTCGGCGCCACCCGCCGCGAGGCCCGCGACACCCGTTGCCGCCGCGCCCGCCGCCAAGCCGGTCGCGAAGCCCGCGGTCGCCGTCGAGCCCGAGGGCGAGTCGGAACTCCCGTGTCCCGCATGCGGCACGATGATCTCGTCCGACGCCATCATGTGCTACGCGTGCGGCCACCGAATCGCATCGGACGACGACCGGGGCGCGAAGAAGACGGCGGTCAGCGTGAAGAAGGTCCTGAAGAAGAAGGTCATCTGA
- a CDS encoding zinc ribbon domain-containing protein has protein sequence MCPSCQTDLTLFDLGGQTSHETVNVAEKDGRSIDEILASIMEGKEDHREIFETLKNVARESPESGEVVTETKAVPGSEAGKDLGEQFLCPVCETLVAADATACPGCGAEFTEGEATEYECPVCRASVPSDADRCPSCGVRFAETEAEAEQPQPQVEVARPPPLPVEPARPPPAAPVAAAGRAPARPARIPLQNRLDKLRQAQRETDRKIPSGDRKLLYRELPKLVNEVKPLLVSAKRIGLEIDDGKRIINEAIQAGKGRDIERAVTLISEARMALDLAFVEFIGGRIDSFVQEIQVAKGDAGMQLAMPKLQAAVGRLEAGDYDGAWDQYEGSRGTFRTDAKDYTDARTIIEEGDRLARDARTMGIEVREAERLLRQGREAMDRRDVAGASRLGRAARERLQRDVPAFVQEEMRKARNALLDLKMRGDDLGSPISILKEASALVKQESWGEALGYIRDFYKEIERRGKSGLVTPPR, from the coding sequence GTGTGTCCTTCGTGCCAGACCGACCTCACGCTGTTCGACCTCGGCGGCCAGACGTCCCACGAGACCGTCAACGTGGCGGAGAAGGACGGCCGGAGCATCGACGAGATTCTGGCCTCGATCATGGAGGGCAAGGAGGATCACCGGGAGATCTTCGAGACGCTGAAGAACGTCGCCCGGGAGAGCCCCGAGTCGGGCGAGGTCGTCACGGAGACGAAGGCCGTCCCGGGGTCGGAGGCGGGGAAGGACCTCGGCGAGCAATTCCTGTGCCCCGTGTGCGAGACGCTCGTCGCCGCGGATGCGACCGCGTGCCCCGGATGCGGTGCGGAATTCACCGAAGGGGAAGCGACGGAATACGAATGCCCTGTGTGCAGGGCCAGCGTGCCCTCCGACGCGGATCGCTGCCCGAGCTGCGGGGTGCGTTTCGCGGAAACCGAGGCGGAGGCGGAACAACCGCAGCCGCAGGTGGAGGTCGCCCGACCTCCGCCCTTGCCCGTCGAGCCGGCTCGGCCCCCGCCCGCGGCTCCGGTGGCGGCAGCCGGTCGAGCCCCGGCCCGCCCGGCCCGCATCCCCCTGCAGAATCGTCTCGACAAACTGCGGCAGGCGCAGCGGGAGACGGATCGGAAGATCCCGTCCGGCGATCGCAAACTCCTGTACCGGGAACTTCCGAAGCTCGTGAACGAGGTGAAGCCCCTCCTCGTTTCCGCCAAGCGGATCGGGCTCGAAATCGACGACGGCAAGCGGATCATCAACGAGGCGATCCAGGCCGGGAAGGGCCGCGACATCGAGCGCGCGGTCACCCTGATCTCGGAAGCCCGAATGGCGTTGGATCTCGCCTTCGTCGAATTCATCGGCGGCCGGATCGATTCGTTCGTGCAGGAAATCCAGGTGGCGAAAGGGGACGCCGGGATGCAGCTTGCGATGCCGAAGCTTCAGGCGGCCGTCGGGCGACTCGAAGCGGGCGACTACGACGGTGCCTGGGACCAATACGAAGGCTCGCGCGGGACGTTCCGGACGGATGCGAAGGACTATACAGACGCCCGCACGATCATCGAGGAAGGCGACCGGCTCGCGCGCGATGCGCGCACGATGGGCATCGAGGTCCGCGAAGCCGAACGGTTGCTCCGCCAAGGACGGGAGGCGATGGACCGGCGTGACGTCGCCGGCGCATCGCGCCTCGGGAGGGCGGCCCGCGAACGGCTCCAACGGGATGTGCCTGCGTTCGTGCAGGAGGAGATGCGGAAGGCCCGGAACGCGCTTCTGGACCTGAAGATGAGAGGCGACGATCTCGGCAGTCCGATCAGCATCCTGAAGGAGGCGAGCGCCCTCGTCAAGCAGGAGTCGTGGGGCGAGGCCCTCGGGTACATCCGGGACTTCTACAAGGAGATCGAGCGCCGCGGAAAGTCAGGGCTCGTCACGCCGCCTCGATGA